The DNA segment GGCACGATTCCGTGACGACACCACGGAGGTCATGTCGGTTGCGGGATGGCGCCGGATGGCTGAGATGATGGGGCTGCACAACATGGGGGGGCCGGCGACCGGGTTGCTTGGCGCGTTGCCCACCCCCACCGTGCCGCGCGGCTTCGTCATGCGGCACGATCGAGATGGCAACATGATCGGGGAACACGCGGGCCACGAGGCGGCACCAAAGGAAGACAGCGCCAACCGGCGCGCCCCCGATCCGCACGCAGGGCACGTCGCGCCCGCTGCTGTCGTCCACACCGAGCACCAGATGGCCGAGCCCGACAGCGCCGGCGCCTTGGCCACGGTGGAGGCGTTCCATGCGGCCCTTGCGGCTGGCGACTCGCTGCGCGTGCTTTCGCTCCTGTCGGACGACGTCGTCATGCAAGGCGACGGTGTCGCCACCCCAAGCGACGGCGTCGCCGGCCAAGGCGACGGCGTCGTCGTCTCCAGGGCGTCGTATCGCCGCGGGGCGATGGCGCCGGACATCGCGCGCGCCCGCGCCCTCCCCGTGGTGCGCCGCGCGGTGCGCGTACGGCTCGAAGGACATGTGGCGTGGGTGACGGCCACGACGTCGTCCACCGGGACGCTCGCCGGGCGCCCCGCCGCCTTCACGGGGGCGGAGCTCGTCGTCGTGTTGCACGGCGCCGAGGGGTGGCGCATCACCAGCATCCACCGTTCCTCGCGCCGGACGGTGCCGTAGCGGTGCTCGAGCGGCGAGCCACGCCGCGCCACGATGCAATGCGCGAGGGGGAGGCACACGCGTTAGGCGCGTGCCTCCCCCTCATCACGAAAAGGGCGATGGTCGCCCCTTCGTGAGCCTACGGAGTGATGTCGATCGTCCAGCGGATCGGGATGGCCAGGTCGAGCGAATCGCGAACCGAGCAGTACTTGTTGGCCGAGAGTTCGATCGCCCGCTCGGCGTGCGGCAGCTCGATCCCTTCGCCGGCGAGATGGAACGCGAGGTGGATCCCGATGAGGCGCGACGGGGTCGCTGCCGCGCGCGCCCCCTGCACATCAACCGTGAGCGACCGCAGCGGCGTCCGCCGCTTGGCGAGGATGTCCACGACGTCGATGGAGATGCAGGACGCCAGGGCATTGAGGACGGCGTCGACGGGACCGGGCCCGACCTCCGCATTGCCGTCGAGGCGGTGCGTGACCCCGCCGGGACGTCCTGCCTCGAAGCTGTGGGCGCCAGTCCAGGTCACGTGTGCAAGGCTCGTCGATTTCGTCTCGATGCCCGGAATCGTCTCGATGTCGCTCACGGCTGGCCTCCCATGCGGATGGGGGCGCGCACGGCGTTCCCCCACTCGGTCCAGCTGCCATCGTAGTTGCGCACGCTCTGGTAGCCTAACAAGTACGTGAGCACGAACCAGGTGTGCGAGGAGCGCTCGCCGATGCGGCAATAGGCGACGACGTCGTCGCTCGGGCGCAGCCCCTGCTCCTCCTCATAGATGGCGCGCAAGTCGTGGGCCGACTTGAACGAGCCGTCCGCGTTGGCCGCGCGCGCCCACGGCACCGATCGGGCCCCCGGAATATGGCCGCCACGAAGCGTCCCCTCC comes from the Gemmatimonadota bacterium genome and includes:
- a CDS encoding OsmC family protein, whose protein sequence is MSDIETIPGIETKSTSLAHVTWTGAHSFEAGRPGGVTHRLDGNAEVGPGPVDAVLNALASCISIDVVDILAKRRTPLRSLTVDVQGARAAATPSRLIGIHLAFHLAGEGIELPHAERAIELSANKYCSVRDSLDLAIPIRWTIDITP